Proteins encoded in a region of the Triticum dicoccoides isolate Atlit2015 ecotype Zavitan chromosome 3A, WEW_v2.0, whole genome shotgun sequence genome:
- the LOC119268556 gene encoding CASP-like protein 4A3 → MEKTSSSSMASPVRSPPPEPAAEAQPPPPSSPPSQLPATDPFRLSPDNPTPTHPLPAAPTTTAPAPSTGPSRLSPDNPTPAPPLPAAPTTTAPAPSTDPFRLSPDNPTPAPPLPAAPTITAPPPDGAGDSSPPCPPSPPKAPTHPPLSTADPSPPLPRGNQTSAPRRTPPPPPARAPAPAAPPPPAPASPEAKPVQEADEAPGGSENMALALALTQNEAVMPPTPQKDAVMAESPTGSPQKESALTVAKLLSAEDPAATEAKPAADKVAPVVVTESVAGGGGGGGGGGGKVGVGSKRWLLRGVPDRVRLTELKRAELGFRVSAAVFCLISVSVMSSGTTPGWAGDSFRRYNEYRYTLAASVMAFTYSGFQLVAEVHYLVTGRRIIGGPWGNYFNLAMDQVLAYLLLSASSAALSRNDVWVSRFGVDQFAKLINASGSMAFLAFIALGLSSIISAHRVFSSIP, encoded by the exons ATGGAAAAAACCAGcagctcctccatggcctccccagtCCGCTCACCGCCACCGGAGCCGGCCGCGGAGGCACAACcacctcctccttcttcgcccccaTCACAGCTTCCGGCTACCGACCCCTTTCGCCTCTCGCCGGATAACCCAACCCCAACTCATCCCCTTCCTGCTGCACCTACAACTACTGCTCCGGCGCCATCTACCGGCCCCTCTCGCCTCTCGCCGGATAACCCAACCCCAGCTCCTCCCCTTCCTGCTGCACCTACAACTACTGCTCCGGCGCCATCTACCGACCCCTTTCGCCTCTCGCCGGACAATCCAACCCCAGCTCCTCCCCTTCCTGCTGCACCAACAATTACTGCTCCGCCGCCGGATGGCGCCGGCGATTCCTCTCCACCATGTCCTCCCTCGCCTCCAAAGGCTCCAACGCATCCACCTCTTTCCACCGCCGATCCTTCTCCTCCCCTCCCTCGTGGGAACCAAACATCCGCGCCGCGGCGGACACCCCCGCCTCCTCCCGCTCGCGCTCCCGCTCCAGCAGCACCACCTCCACCAGCACCGGCGTCTCCGGAAGCTAAGCCGGTGCAGGAGGCAGATGAAGCGCCCGGCGGATCGGAGAACATGGCGCTAGCCCTTGCGCTAACCCAAAACGAAGCAGTGATGCCGCCGACGCCGCAGAAGGACGCGGTCATGGCTGAATCCCCGACCGGATCTCCGCAGAAGGAGTCGGCCCTGACCGTAGCGAAGCTCCTCTCGGCCGAGGACCCCGCGGCAACGGAGGCCAAGCCGGCCGCCGACAAGGTAGCACCTGTGGTAGTCACCGAGtcagtcgccggcggcggcgggggcggaggtggaggcggaggcaAAGTCGGAGTGGGCTCCAAGAGATGGCTCCTTAGAGGGGTCCCAGATAGAGTACGGCTCACGGAGCTGAAGAGGGCTGAGCTAGGGTTTAGGGTTTCAGCTGCCGTGTTCTGCTTGATCTCGGTCTCCGTCATGTCGTCTGGCACTACGCCGGGCTGGGCTGGTGACTCCTTCCGCCGCTACAACGAATACAG GTACACGCTTGCTGCGAGCGTGATGGCTTTTACATACTCGGGGTTCCAATTAGTTGCAGAAGTGCACTACCTTGTCACAGGGAGGCGCATAATTGGAGGCCCCTGGGGGAACTACTTCAATCTCGCCATGGATCAG GTATTGGCTTACCTGctgctgtcagcatcttcagcagcgctTTCTCGCAATGATGTGTGGGTGTCAAGATTTGGCGTGGATCAATTTGCCAAACTTATCAATGCCTCAGGCTCAATGGCGTTCTTAGCTTTCATTGCTCTTGGTCTGAGCTCCATCATCTCTGCTCATCGTGTATTCAGCTCAATCCCTTAA